One part of the Raphanus sativus cultivar WK10039 unplaced genomic scaffold, ASM80110v3 Scaffold1301, whole genome shotgun sequence genome encodes these proteins:
- the LOC108827158 gene encoding protein DETOXIFICATION 47, chloroplastic: MLMKTQRLTVSPVFPRNPIKSHQPLIRCLGGDSRKLGGITTAAAPIFQGKPVVTRRGIEIRRITTRNCVENDGGIGGGEIEKEEEEENKSVWEQMKEIVKFTGPAMGMWVCGPLMSLIDTVVIGQGSSVELAALGPGTVLCDHMSYVFMFLSVATSNMVATSLAKQDKKEAQHQISVLLFIGLVCGLMMLLLTRLFGPWAVTAFTRGKNIEIVPAANTYVQIRGLAWPFILVGLVAQSASLGMKNSWGPLKALAAATVINGLGDTILCLFLGQGIAGAAWATTISQVVSAYMMMDSLNKEGYNAYSFAVPTPQELWKISALAAPVFISIFSKIAFYSFIIYCATSMGTHVLAAHQVMAQTYRMCNVWGEPLSQTAQSFMPEMLYGANRNLPKARTLLKSLMIIGATLGLVLGIIGTSVPGLFPGVYTHDKVIITEMHRLLIPFFMALSALPMTVSLEGTLLAGRDLKFVSSVMSSSFVLGCLTLMFVTRSGYGLVGCWMVLVGFQWGRFGLYLRRLLSPGGILNTDVLTTKKIKSV; encoded by the exons ATGCTAATGAAAACTCAAAGACTCACTGTCTCTCCTGTCTTTCCACGAAATCCCATTAAATCTCACCAACCACTTATCCGTTGTCTCGGCGGAGACTCGAGAAAACTCGGTGGGATCACCACAGCAGCTGCTCCGATTTTCCAGGGAAAGCCGGTGGTGACTCGCCGGGGGATAGAAATCAGGCGAATTACTACGAGGAACTGCGTCGAAAATGATGGCGGGATCGGCGGCGGCGaaattgaaaaagaagaagaagaagagaacaagagCGTATGGGAACAGATGAAAGAGATCGTGAAGTTCACAGGTCCAGCGATGGGGATGTGGGTTTGTGGTCCGTTGATGAGTCTCATCGACACGGTGGTTATCGGCCAAGGTAGCTCCGTCGAACTCGCCGCCCTTG GACCGGGGACAGTACTATGCGATCACATGAGTTACGTCTTCATGTTCCTCTCCGTGGCTACATCCAATATGGTCGCTACTTCTCTTGCCAAACAG GACAAGAAGGAAGCACAACATCAAATCTCTGTCTTGCTCTTCATTGGATTGGTTTGTGGACTTATGATGCTTTTGTTGACTAGATTATTCGGACCTTGGGCTGTTACTG ctttTACTAGAGGGAAAAACATTGAGATTGTTCCTGCAGCCAATACATACGTtcag attCGAGGCTTAGCGTGGCCTTTTATTCTTGTTGGATTGGTTGCTCAAAGCGCAAG TCTTGGAATGAAGAACTCATGGGGACCTCTTAAGGCCTTAGCAGCAGCAACTGTCATTAACGGTCTTGGAGATACGATCCTATGCTTGTTTCTCGGACAAGGTATCGCCGGAGCTGCTTGGGCAACAACCATCTCTCAG GTTGTTTCGGCTTATATGATGATGGATTCTCTGAACAAAGAAGGCTACAATGCTTACTCCTTTGCGGTGCCTACACCTCAAGAACTATGGAAGATCTCTGCACTTGCCGCACCTGTTTTTATCTCAATTTTCTCCAAGATTGCTTTCTACTCTTTCATCATCTACTGCGCCACCTCCATGGGAACTCACGTTTTAGCAGCTCATCAA GTGATGGCTCAGACGTACAGGATGTGCAATGTATGGGGTGAGCCATTATCTCAAACGGCTCAGTCATTTATGCCTGAGATGTTATACGGTGCGAACCGTAACCTTCCCAAAGCAAGAACGTTGCTCAAGTCCCTAATGATTATTGGAGCGACACTTGGATTAGTCTTGGGAATTATAGGAACATCTGTTCCAGGCCTGTTTCCTGGTGTCTACACACATGATAAAGTCATCATAACCGAG ATGCATAGATTGCTTATACCATTCTTCATGGCGTTGTCTGCATTGCCAATGACTGTATCCCTGGAGGGTACATTGCTG GCGGGACGTGATCTGAAATTTGTCAGCTCGGTGATGAGTTCAAGCTTCGTTCTTGGTTGTCTTACACTAATG TTTGTGACACGAAGTGGCTATGGTTTAGTCGGCTGTTGGATGGTTCTCGTCGGTTTTCAAtgg GGACGGTTCGGACTGTATCTACGGAGGCTTCTTTCACCTGGAGGGATACTTAACACGGATGTGCTGACGACTAAGAAGATCAAATCAGtttaa